The Streptomyces sp. Je 1-332 genome has a window encoding:
- a CDS encoding FGGY-family carbohydrate kinase translates to MTTATVPRTGSLLGIDIGTSSSKGVLVRPDGTLIAQARREHATSTPHPGWFEHDAEGVWWADFRALARELMAQLPTGDTLAAVGVSGIGPCLLPVDAKGTPVRPAILYGVDTRAGAEIAELNERYGPDEIIRRCGSPLTSQAVGPKLAWLRRHEPAAYRATRRWYMASSYLVHRLTGRYVLDHHSASQCTPLYDLAARQWMDDRCEEIAPGLAWPELVWPSDVVGAVTPRAEDLTGLPAGTPVIAGTVDAWAEAAGVGVAAPGDLMLMYGTTMFLVGILPEPLTSPHLWGTAGAFPDTYCLAAGMATSGAVTGWLRDLTRTSYERLTAEAGALPPGAEGLLMLPYFAGERTPLFDPDARGLVHGLTLRHGRAHLYRAALEATAYGVRHNLAAMTEAGATAERLVAVGGGARALWTRIVSDVTGREQHLPRHTIGAAYGDAFLAAVGAGLAGPGDIAHWNPTVEVVAPDATTSAVYDPLYELYLELYPATREAAHQLARLN, encoded by the coding sequence GACCACCGCCACCGTGCCCCGCACCGGATCACTGCTCGGCATCGACATCGGGACGTCATCGTCCAAGGGCGTCCTCGTGCGCCCCGATGGCACGCTCATCGCCCAGGCGCGGCGCGAGCACGCGACGTCCACTCCGCACCCCGGCTGGTTCGAGCACGACGCGGAGGGTGTCTGGTGGGCCGACTTCCGTGCTCTGGCACGGGAGTTGATGGCCCAGCTGCCCACGGGTGACACCCTCGCCGCGGTCGGCGTCAGCGGCATCGGCCCCTGCCTGCTCCCGGTCGACGCGAAGGGCACGCCGGTCCGCCCGGCCATCCTGTACGGCGTCGACACCCGGGCCGGCGCGGAGATCGCCGAGCTGAACGAGCGCTATGGCCCCGACGAGATCATCCGCCGCTGCGGCTCGCCCCTGACCAGCCAGGCGGTCGGCCCCAAGCTCGCCTGGCTGCGCCGCCACGAACCAGCGGCCTATAGGGCTACCCGCCGCTGGTACATGGCGAGTTCATATCTCGTACACCGTCTCACCGGCCGATACGTCCTCGACCACCACTCGGCGAGCCAGTGCACCCCGCTGTACGACCTGGCCGCCCGTCAGTGGATGGACGACCGCTGCGAGGAGATCGCCCCGGGGCTGGCATGGCCCGAGCTGGTCTGGCCCTCCGATGTCGTCGGCGCCGTGACCCCGCGGGCCGAGGACCTCACCGGCCTCCCCGCGGGCACCCCCGTCATCGCGGGCACGGTCGACGCCTGGGCGGAGGCGGCCGGTGTCGGTGTCGCCGCCCCCGGTGACCTGATGCTCATGTACGGCACGACGATGTTCCTGGTCGGCATCCTGCCGGAGCCGCTGACAAGCCCGCACCTGTGGGGCACGGCGGGCGCGTTTCCGGACACGTACTGCCTGGCGGCCGGCATGGCGACCTCGGGCGCGGTCACCGGCTGGCTGCGTGACCTCACCCGCACCTCGTACGAGCGACTGACCGCGGAGGCCGGGGCGTTGCCGCCCGGCGCCGAGGGGCTGCTGATGCTGCCGTACTTCGCGGGGGAGCGCACCCCGCTCTTCGACCCCGACGCGCGGGGCCTGGTCCACGGCCTGACGCTGCGGCACGGCCGGGCCCATCTCTACCGGGCCGCCCTGGAAGCCACCGCGTACGGCGTGCGGCACAATCTCGCCGCCATGACCGAGGCGGGCGCCACCGCCGAACGCCTGGTCGCGGTCGGCGGTGGCGCCCGTGCGCTGTGGACCCGGATCGTCTCCGACGTGACCGGACGCGAGCAGCATCTGCCGCGCCACACCATCGGTGCCGCGTACGGTGACGCCTTCCTCGCGGCGGTCGGCGCGGGGCTCGCCGGGCCCGGTGACATCGCGCACTGGAACCCGACGGTCGAGGTGGTCGCGCCGGACGCCACCACCTCGGCCGTCTATGACCCGCTCTACGAGCTCTACCTGGAGCTGTATCCGGCGACCCGCGAGGCCGCGCACCAACTGGCGCGCCTCAACTAG
- a CDS encoding glycoside hydrolase family 16 protein → MTVHTSWRRRAALTTAALACCATALTGLPSGASAAPTPTANAAAAATFTDDFNGPAGSAVDGGKWQIETGDNVNNHERQFYTSGNKNAALDGQGNLVITARKENPENYQCWYGRCEYTSARLNTSGKFTQTYGHVEARMKVPRGQGMWPAFWMLGADIGNVGWPQSGEIDVMENVGFEPSTVHGTLHGPGYSGSGAIGAGYTLPGGEAFADKFHTFAVDWSPNKVTWSVDGNVYQTRTPADLGGKQWVFDKPFFLILNLAVGGYWPGDPDGSTSFPQQLVVDYVHVTTND, encoded by the coding sequence ATGACAGTGCACACCTCTTGGCGCCGCCGTGCGGCGCTCACCACCGCCGCCCTGGCCTGTTGTGCCACGGCCCTCACCGGACTCCCCTCCGGAGCGTCGGCGGCCCCCACCCCCACCGCCAATGCCGCCGCGGCCGCCACCTTCACCGACGACTTCAACGGGCCCGCGGGCTCGGCGGTCGACGGCGGCAAGTGGCAGATCGAGACCGGCGACAACGTCAACAACCACGAGCGGCAGTTCTACACCTCCGGCAACAAGAACGCGGCCCTCGACGGCCAGGGCAATCTGGTCATCACCGCCCGCAAGGAGAACCCCGAGAACTACCAGTGCTGGTACGGCCGTTGCGAGTACACATCGGCACGGCTCAACACCTCCGGCAAGTTCACCCAGACCTACGGCCACGTCGAGGCCCGGATGAAGGTGCCGCGGGGGCAGGGCATGTGGCCCGCGTTCTGGATGCTCGGCGCCGACATCGGCAACGTGGGCTGGCCCCAGAGCGGCGAGATCGACGTGATGGAGAACGTCGGCTTCGAGCCGAGCACGGTCCACGGCACCCTGCACGGCCCCGGCTACTCGGGATCGGGCGCGATCGGCGCCGGCTACACCCTGCCCGGCGGCGAGGCGTTCGCGGACAAGTTCCACACCTTCGCGGTCGACTGGTCACCGAACAAGGTCACGTGGTCCGTGGACGGCAACGTCTACCAGACCCGCACCCCCGCCGACCTCGGCGGCAAGCAGTGGGTCTTCGACAAGCCGTTCTTCCTGATCCTCAACCTCGCGGTCGGCGGCTACTGGCCGGGCGACCCGGACGGCAGCACGAGCTTCCCGCAACAGCTCGTCGTCGACTACGTGCACGTGACCACCAACGACTAG